A single genomic interval of Phycisphaeraceae bacterium harbors:
- a CDS encoding radical SAM protein: protein MAALLGRSAGSLPRVPGVLLGAGPSLSCVLPALEAPIKARHALALAAPSVADALHRRRLPILTLARLAEAPWSVRGALTLEALGCNPIILAGFDLAFTDGLFCAAEHELHREWACELGPFRTIENLHTAAVLSAGVVEDTARTPDGTRSTRRLRAERSALDRLIESLRGSGREVIEIDPHAARHAATIKKIVTTRLVERQPIELPQIAAMQVSGDALSVESRFGTGASLADLQHEYAGAQVSRREPLSSTATSGPLTVEVRAMPRLAAVIACDPERGGTGVPRHLDSEFAGRTVLSATLERLGRVEGVERIILLVPTDFDPRPLFDPRRISLPVEVEACGRSPYPEEISVIRTARLWADSAWRGGVNGACVWDEVVAPAATCAALERRGLDAALICGPDWPVIMIDGLGGADEVVARYRSAMGELDMTYAPAPPGLGACVVGRPLLEALALRRGPRLLGERIDREPITREDPSAVLPVDRIRRSMVRAVLDSMRAKLRMRRGIEPIVVDGASGETIDHIGGWSVVEALEHQFFNLPPAFVPQHLIIELNTGRRASGSFSPHRVGSIQRPPMTERLLEAILDEVAAPRDVVITFGHVGDPLWHPELPKFIRMAHWAGARAVHVRTELLADQPRIEAMLAAGPDVISIDLHACTSPAYRALMGAHPLERVLANIESMLARLGSADPALRLPLIVPRLQRRGANVGDIERFVMTWRQRLGTAIVEGIPRFAESPEREVDPLIPAEVPLESIRREGARRMVVLSDGRVPLSELDLVAEQTIASIQRGGVFEVWRDVMSRRRQRGRDPTKIPNDLRCWQP, encoded by the coding sequence ATGGCCGCGCTTCTGGGTCGGAGCGCCGGTTCACTCCCGCGCGTTCCCGGAGTCCTGCTGGGCGCCGGCCCCTCGCTCTCGTGCGTGCTGCCCGCGCTTGAAGCTCCGATCAAGGCGAGGCATGCGCTCGCCCTCGCGGCGCCATCGGTGGCCGACGCACTCCATCGCCGGCGCCTCCCCATCCTGACGCTCGCGCGACTGGCCGAAGCTCCGTGGTCGGTTCGGGGCGCTCTGACGCTTGAAGCGCTCGGTTGCAATCCGATCATCCTTGCCGGCTTCGATCTCGCCTTCACCGACGGGCTCTTCTGCGCCGCGGAGCACGAACTTCATCGCGAGTGGGCTTGTGAATTGGGTCCCTTCCGGACCATCGAGAACCTCCACACGGCGGCCGTGCTCTCCGCGGGAGTCGTTGAGGATACGGCTCGCACTCCCGATGGCACACGGAGCACTCGACGGCTGCGCGCCGAACGCAGCGCCCTCGATCGCCTCATCGAGTCCCTTCGCGGATCGGGACGCGAGGTGATCGAGATCGACCCGCACGCGGCCCGGCATGCGGCGACGATCAAGAAGATCGTGACGACGCGTCTCGTGGAGCGACAGCCGATCGAGTTGCCGCAGATCGCAGCAATGCAAGTCTCCGGTGATGCACTTTCGGTGGAGTCGAGATTTGGAACCGGTGCGAGTCTTGCAGATCTGCAGCATGAGTACGCCGGAGCGCAGGTATCGCGAAGGGAGCCATTGTCTTCCACCGCAACCAGCGGCCCCCTCACCGTCGAGGTGCGCGCCATGCCTCGTTTGGCCGCCGTGATTGCCTGTGACCCGGAGCGTGGTGGAACGGGTGTTCCCCGCCACCTCGACTCGGAGTTCGCAGGACGCACGGTGCTCTCAGCGACACTGGAGCGCCTCGGTCGCGTAGAAGGGGTGGAGCGGATCATCCTGCTGGTACCGACGGATTTCGACCCCCGCCCGCTCTTTGATCCTCGGCGCATCTCGCTCCCGGTCGAGGTCGAAGCCTGTGGTCGGTCGCCCTACCCCGAGGAGATCAGCGTCATCCGGACGGCGCGTCTCTGGGCCGACTCCGCGTGGCGCGGTGGAGTCAACGGTGCATGTGTCTGGGACGAAGTGGTCGCACCCGCCGCAACCTGTGCGGCGCTCGAGCGGCGCGGCCTCGATGCGGCGCTCATCTGTGGACCAGATTGGCCCGTCATCATGATCGACGGTCTTGGTGGCGCCGACGAGGTGGTCGCGCGCTATCGCTCGGCGATGGGCGAGCTCGACATGACCTATGCGCCGGCGCCGCCAGGGCTTGGTGCGTGTGTCGTCGGGCGGCCTCTGCTTGAGGCGCTCGCGTTGCGACGGGGCCCGCGGCTCCTCGGCGAGCGCATCGATCGCGAGCCGATCACGCGCGAGGACCCGTCGGCGGTGCTGCCCGTCGATCGCATTCGGCGCAGCATGGTGCGCGCGGTGCTCGACTCGATGCGCGCCAAGCTCCGGATGCGAAGGGGCATCGAACCCATCGTGGTCGACGGAGCTTCAGGCGAGACGATCGATCACATCGGCGGGTGGTCCGTCGTCGAGGCGCTCGAGCACCAGTTCTTCAACCTGCCTCCCGCCTTCGTTCCGCAGCATCTCATCATCGAGCTCAACACGGGCCGCCGCGCCTCCGGGTCATTCAGTCCCCACCGGGTCGGGAGCATCCAGCGCCCGCCGATGACCGAGCGCCTGCTTGAAGCGATCCTCGATGAGGTCGCGGCGCCGCGCGATGTGGTCATCACCTTCGGTCATGTCGGCGATCCCCTCTGGCACCCCGAGTTGCCGAAGTTCATCCGCATGGCCCACTGGGCCGGGGCTCGGGCGGTGCATGTGCGAACGGAACTGCTTGCCGATCAGCCGCGCATCGAGGCGATGCTCGCGGCGGGGCCGGATGTCATCAGCATCGATCTGCACGCCTGCACATCACCGGCGTACCGCGCGCTCATGGGTGCACATCCGCTGGAGCGGGTGCTGGCCAACATCGAGTCGATGCTGGCTCGCCTGGGGTCTGCCGACCCCGCCCTTCGCCTTCCTCTGATCGTGCCGCGACTTCAGAGGCGCGGCGCGAATGTCGGCGACATCGAACGCTTCGTCATGACATGGCGTCAACGCCTGGGAACGGCCATCGTCGAGGGTATTCCCCGTTTCGCGGAGAGCCCCGAGCGCGAAGTGGACCCGCTCATTCCGGCGGAGGTCCCGCTCGAGTCGATCCGCCGCGAGGGAGCGCGGCGCATGGTTGTTCTCTCCGATGGCCGGGTGCCGCTGAGTGAACTCGACCTCGTCGCGGAGCAGACGATCGCGTCGATTCAGCGCGGCGGCGTCTTCGAGGTGTGGCGGGATGTGATGAGCCGACGACGGCAGCGAGGTCGGGATCCGACGAAGATTCCCAATGACTTGCGCTGCTGGCAGCCCTAG
- a CDS encoding LON peptidase substrate-binding domain-containing protein, whose translation MADVITVDFDRPMPLFVLPAVVLLPHSRQRLHVFEPRYRQMVEHCLERGHGHLMRAGQIALAVVQPSAIAEGAWKEPAPLRDAVCVGHMVEHNQLADGRHNITLHGICRARILTVDEPGDERLYRQAVLRPLEPPGRAFPPMHTARRAIREVMAGPRLRRMNSIRALLNWISRDDLPTHAMVEIVGDAIVRSECDRYRLLEEPDPWARARILRDHLLGLDRLVGAADRQRAGEWPKGLSWN comes from the coding sequence ATGGCGGATGTGATCACCGTCGACTTCGACCGACCCATGCCGCTCTTTGTCCTGCCGGCAGTGGTGCTGCTGCCTCACTCGCGGCAGAGACTCCATGTTTTCGAGCCGCGCTATCGGCAGATGGTGGAACACTGCCTCGAGCGCGGACATGGCCACCTGATGCGCGCCGGACAGATTGCGCTCGCTGTGGTGCAGCCCTCGGCGATTGCAGAAGGGGCGTGGAAGGAGCCGGCGCCGCTGCGCGACGCGGTCTGCGTCGGTCACATGGTGGAACACAACCAACTCGCGGATGGGCGACACAACATCACGCTGCACGGGATCTGCCGCGCTCGGATCCTGACTGTTGATGAACCCGGCGATGAGCGCCTCTATCGCCAGGCGGTGTTGAGGCCGCTCGAACCACCGGGCCGCGCGTTCCCGCCGATGCACACCGCCCGTCGCGCGATCCGCGAGGTCATGGCGGGGCCGAGATTGCGGCGCATGAACTCGATTCGAGCGCTGCTCAACTGGATCTCGCGCGACGATCTGCCGACGCACGCCATGGTTGAAATCGTGGGCGATGCGATTGTGCGGAGCGAGTGTGATCGCTACCGGCTGCTTGAGGAGCCCGACCCCTGGGCTCGGGCGAGAATCCTGAGGGATCACCTGCTCGGTCTTGATCGACTGGTTGGAGCAGCGGACCGGCAGCGTGCGGGCGAGTGGCCCAAGGGTCTGAGCTGGAACTGA
- a CDS encoding peptidylprolyl isomerase yields MSRRSSWLARSLRALRPFNPRNLTPLVVTPLLASPFLLGAAPRQAATPTAPERPADSAPAPQADTHELPKLSATVTTTKGPITFELHPDAAPVTVTNFCHLASNHFFDGAPINSRARVFRLMGSPWEGFDPGYRIRREFSGKYKYDRAGRVGMGRAEKANAMPTQFAITVKEQPSWNLDVPLFGTVTDGQRVVDALEESDRILKIEIIGDPTPLYERYERRIAEWNQALAKAGWTPGAPPVRKESSEEPVQDDTPASDETPRDTTPKSPEPTAKDPAA; encoded by the coding sequence GTGTCCCGTCGTTCCTCGTGGCTCGCCCGTTCGCTGAGGGCGCTTCGGCCATTCAACCCGCGCAACCTCACGCCGCTCGTTGTCACGCCGCTGCTGGCTTCGCCATTCCTGCTCGGCGCCGCGCCGCGTCAGGCCGCGACGCCGACTGCGCCGGAGCGCCCTGCGGACAGCGCGCCGGCACCGCAGGCGGACACCCACGAACTTCCGAAACTTTCCGCGACGGTGACGACCACGAAGGGCCCGATCACCTTCGAACTCCACCCCGACGCGGCGCCGGTCACCGTGACGAACTTCTGTCACCTGGCGTCGAACCACTTCTTCGATGGTGCGCCGATCAACTCGAGAGCGCGCGTCTTCCGCTTGATGGGCTCGCCGTGGGAGGGCTTTGACCCCGGCTATCGGATTCGACGCGAGTTCTCCGGCAAGTACAAGTACGACCGAGCGGGTCGAGTCGGTATGGGGCGCGCGGAGAAGGCGAACGCGATGCCGACCCAGTTCGCCATCACCGTCAAGGAGCAGCCATCGTGGAATCTCGATGTCCCGCTCTTCGGGACCGTCACCGACGGACAGCGCGTCGTCGATGCGCTCGAGGAGAGCGATCGCATCCTGAAGATCGAGATCATCGGGGACCCGACGCCGCTCTATGAGCGATACGAGCGACGAATTGCCGAGTGGAATCAAGCGCTCGCCAAGGCTGGGTGGACGCCCGGCGCACCGCCTGTTCGGAAGGAGTCGAGCGAGGAGCCGGTTCAGGACGACACCCCCGCTTCGGACGAGACTCCGCGCGATACGACTCCGAAATCGCCTGAGCCGACGGCGAAGGACCCGGCGGCGTGA
- a CDS encoding HAD family hydrolase, whose product MRLAIFDLDGTLAQTSAVDDACWIRAVEEAWGIRDICTDWGAYRHSTDEAIATEIMERHAGRPATRQDLNRLRDRFAALIEIEASERPERFTPTPGAAALLRLLPSHGWTPALATGGWQRTALIKLRTARIDAEDLPAAFADDAQPREEIIDLAARRAMAGVAAGIATPTIVYIGDGVWDVTAAHRRGYGFIGVAREPRATQLRAAGADTVLPDLADAERVLASLNQRSARTSS is encoded by the coding sequence ATGCGGCTGGCGATCTTTGATCTTGACGGCACGCTGGCCCAGACGAGCGCCGTGGACGATGCGTGCTGGATTCGAGCGGTCGAGGAGGCTTGGGGCATCAGGGACATCTGTACGGACTGGGGGGCGTATCGCCACTCGACCGACGAAGCCATTGCCACCGAGATCATGGAGCGGCATGCCGGTCGCCCGGCGACGCGACAGGACCTCAACCGGCTTCGGGATCGCTTTGCGGCATTGATCGAGATTGAGGCGAGCGAGCGACCGGAGCGTTTCACCCCGACACCGGGAGCTGCGGCGCTTCTTCGCCTCCTGCCGTCGCATGGGTGGACTCCCGCCCTTGCCACCGGTGGCTGGCAACGGACGGCGCTCATCAAACTCCGAACGGCGAGGATCGACGCGGAGGACCTGCCCGCCGCGTTTGCCGACGACGCGCAGCCCCGCGAGGAGATCATCGATCTCGCCGCCCGTCGGGCCATGGCCGGCGTGGCCGCGGGAATCGCCACCCCGACGATCGTCTACATCGGTGACGGGGTCTGGGATGTGACAGCCGCGCACCGTCGCGGGTATGGTTTCATCGGCGTGGCGCGGGAACCCCGAGCCACGCAGCTCCGTGCAGCAGGCGCTGACACGGTGCTGCCTGACCTTGCCGACGCCGAGCGCGTGCTCGCGTCGCTCAATCAGCGCTCCGCGCGCACTTCTTCTTGA